A stretch of the Streptomyces sp. NBC_01428 genome encodes the following:
- a CDS encoding type II secretion system F family protein — protein sequence MNLTMPIVIGAVLGLGVYALVRALMPSRRSAVAQVARIDAMRARGAAYESAHHGQQDTGRLAGLRAQVGARVSDFYLQQGWEQRSLRADLAVLDRSWERFLATKVLLAAAGVFFGPLLFAVVWTLGFGRSPIIPVWLALLFAVVFFFLPDLEVRRDAVDRRRDLRRVIGAYLDLVSMSLAGGRGLPEALMAAAEISDGWATQRIRNALADARITGISQWQALGSLGEELGVEELKDLSASLALVADDGAKVRESLASRAETMRHRELSEIEGSAGEKSQSMLVAQLLLCAGFLVFLIFPAAMRVFQV from the coding sequence ATGAACCTGACCATGCCGATCGTGATCGGCGCCGTGCTCGGCCTGGGCGTCTACGCCCTCGTCCGCGCCCTCATGCCGTCGCGGCGCAGCGCCGTCGCCCAGGTCGCCCGCATCGACGCGATGCGGGCCCGCGGGGCGGCGTACGAGTCCGCGCACCACGGGCAGCAGGACACCGGACGGCTCGCCGGACTGCGCGCCCAAGTGGGCGCGCGCGTCTCCGACTTCTATCTCCAGCAGGGCTGGGAGCAGCGTTCGCTGCGCGCCGACCTGGCCGTCCTGGACCGGAGTTGGGAGAGGTTCCTCGCGACGAAGGTGCTGCTGGCCGCGGCCGGCGTGTTCTTCGGGCCGCTGCTGTTCGCGGTCGTGTGGACGCTCGGCTTCGGCAGGAGCCCGATCATCCCGGTCTGGCTCGCGCTGCTCTTCGCGGTCGTCTTCTTCTTCCTGCCCGACCTGGAGGTACGGCGGGACGCGGTGGACAGGCGGCGTGACCTGCGGCGCGTGATCGGCGCGTACCTGGACCTCGTGTCGATGAGCCTGGCGGGCGGCCGGGGTCTGCCCGAGGCGCTGATGGCCGCGGCCGAGATCTCCGACGGCTGGGCCACGCAGCGCATCCGCAACGCGCTCGCCGACGCCCGGATCACCGGCATCAGCCAGTGGCAGGCGCTCGGTTCGCTCGGTGAGGAACTCGGCGTCGAGGAGCTGAAGGACCTGTCGGCCTCGCTGGCGCTGGTCGCGGACGACGGCGCCAAGGTGCGCGAGTCGCTCGCCTCGCGCGCCGAGACGATGCGGCACCGCGAGCTGTCCGAGATCGAGGGCAGCGCGGGCGAGAAGTCCCAGTCGATGCTCGTGGCCCAACTCCTGCTGTGTGCCGGCTTCCTGGTCTTCCTGATCTTCCCGGCGGCGATGCGCGTGTTCCAGGTCTGA